From Pectinophora gossypiella chromosome 18, ilPecGoss1.1, whole genome shotgun sequence, one genomic window encodes:
- the LOC126375129 gene encoding BTB/POZ domain-containing protein 6-B isoform X2: MSNLCSRIVSKPPKRLQDSRDSMSVAQTNTWMNAENINNGGGLSLSPPHTISQRETGTQVSQCYSGPPSPSGSSASAPSPTASPAPPGSATIDPNWQATKPTIRERNAAMFNNQLMADITFIVGGPGHTQVIPAHKYVLATGSSVFYAMFYGGLAECKQEIEVPDVEPSAFLTLLKYLYCDEIQLEADTVLSTLYVAKKYIVPHLARACVNYLETSLTAKNACLLLSQSRLFEEPELMQRCWEVIDAQAEMALTSEGFIDIDVSTLESVLARETLNCKEINLFEAALAWAHAECVRREIEPTPSNKRAMLGSAIYLIRFPTMSLEEFANSAAQLGILTPQETIDIFLHFTAATKPQLSYPIKARAGLKAQICHRFQSCAYRSNQWRYRGRCDSIQFCVDKRIFVVGFGLYGSSNGAADYNVKIELKRLGRVLAENNTKFFSDGSSNTFHVYFENPIQIEPECFYTASAILDGSELSYFGQEGLSEVYMGTVTFQFHCSSESTNGTGVQGGQIPELIYYGPTVSTAITNTNQNED; this comes from the exons ATGTCGAATCTGTGTTCAAGAATCGTTTCAAAGCCACCTAAAAGACTTCAGGACAGTAGGGATAGTATGTCCGTCGCGCAAACGAACACTTGGATGAATG cGGAAAACATCAACAATGGCGGTGGGCTGTCTCTATCTCCGCCTCATACAATCTCTCAGCGAGAAACGGGCACTCAGGTGTCCCAGTGCTACAGTGGGCCTCCGTCCCCCAGTGGATCGTCGGCATCAGCGCCGTCGCCCACAGCGTCGCCGGCGCCCCCGGGCTCCGCCACCATAGACCCCAACTGGCAGGCCACCAAGCCCACAATCCGTGAGAGGAATGCAGCTATGTTCAATAACCAACTAATGGCAGATATCACATTTATTGTTGGTGGACCTG GGCACACACAAGTGATACCGGCGCACAAGTATGTGCTAGCTACAGGCAGCTCGGTATTTTATGCCATGTTTTATGGGGGTCTGGCGGAGTGCAAGCAGGAAATAGAGGTCCCTGATGTTGAGCCTTCGGCATTCCTTACATTGTTGAA ATATTTATACTGTGATGAAATCCAGCTGGAAGCAGACACTGTATTATCAACACTTTATGTTGCTAAGAAATACATTGTCCCACATCTAGCAAGAGCTTGTGTCAATTATTTGGAAACTAGTCTTACTGCCAAGAATGCATGCCTGCTCCTCAGCCAGTCACGTTTATTTGAGGAGCCAGAACTGATGCAAAGGTGCTGGGAGGTTATAGATGCCCAG gctGAGATGGCTCTTACTTCAGAGGGGTTTATTGATATTGATGTGTCAACTCTGGAGTCAGTGCTTGCAAGAGAGACACTCAATTGCAAAGAGATCAATCTCTTTGAAGCTGCTCTGGCATGGGCCCATGCAGAGTGCGTGCGAAGAGAGATAGAGCCTACACCAAGCAATAAAAGAGCTATGCTCGGAAGTGCCATATACCTGATCAGATTCCCAACAATGTCACTTGAGGAGTTTGCAAACAGTGCAGCACAACTTGGCATCTTAACCCCACAAGAAACtattgacatatttctacactTCACTGCTGCAACCAAACCACAACTATCTTACCCCATAAAAGCTAGGGCTGGACTGAAAGCTCAG ATATGTCACAGATTCCAGTCTTGTGCCTACAGAAGCAATCAGTGGAGGTATCGCGGGAGATGCGATTCTATTCAATTTTGCGTCGATAAGAGAATTTTCGTAGTTGGATTTGGACTATATGGATCTTCAAATGGTGCAGCAGACTACAATGTTAAAATTGAGCTGAAGAGATTGGGAAGAGTGCTAGCAGAGAACAATACAAAGTTCTTCTCTGATGGATCAAGCAACACTTTCCATGTATATTTTGAAAACCCAATACAAATTGAACCAGAATGCTTTTACACTGCTTCTGCCATATTGGATGGAAGTGAACTAAGTTATTTTGGACAAGAAGGTTTAAGTGAGGTGTATATGGGCACAGTGACTTTTCAGTTCCACTGTTCCTCAGAAAGCACAAATGGAACTGGAGTGCAAGGAGGTCAGATACCAGAACTTATATATTACGGTCCCACAGTGTCCACTGCCATCACCAACACCAATCAAAATGAGGACTGA
- the LOC126375129 gene encoding BTB/POZ domain-containing protein 6-B isoform X1, giving the protein MKGKPSAPPKLPLILGKLLLRWIFNKSDIIFFVYRFIWYAHVQSSMNGSSVDFFESLIEEDGRFAEQNWQESTLRTPAQRPRRQSLRPAENINNGGGLSLSPPHTISQRETGTQVSQCYSGPPSPSGSSASAPSPTASPAPPGSATIDPNWQATKPTIRERNAAMFNNQLMADITFIVGGPGHTQVIPAHKYVLATGSSVFYAMFYGGLAECKQEIEVPDVEPSAFLTLLKYLYCDEIQLEADTVLSTLYVAKKYIVPHLARACVNYLETSLTAKNACLLLSQSRLFEEPELMQRCWEVIDAQAEMALTSEGFIDIDVSTLESVLARETLNCKEINLFEAALAWAHAECVRREIEPTPSNKRAMLGSAIYLIRFPTMSLEEFANSAAQLGILTPQETIDIFLHFTAATKPQLSYPIKARAGLKAQICHRFQSCAYRSNQWRYRGRCDSIQFCVDKRIFVVGFGLYGSSNGAADYNVKIELKRLGRVLAENNTKFFSDGSSNTFHVYFENPIQIEPECFYTASAILDGSELSYFGQEGLSEVYMGTVTFQFHCSSESTNGTGVQGGQIPELIYYGPTVSTAITNTNQNED; this is encoded by the exons ATGAAGGGCAAGCCCTCAGCCCCTCCAAAACTGCCCTTGATATTGGGGAAACTCCTCCTTCGTTGGATCTTCAACAAATCAGACATCATCTTCTTTGTTTACCG tttcatttgGTATGCCCACGTGCAGTCCTCGATGAACGGCAGCAGTGTGGATTTCTTCGAAAGTCTTATCGAGGAAGACGGTCGTTTCGCGGAACAGAACTGGCAAGAGTCAACGCTGCGTACTCCAGCTCAAAGGCCGCGAAGACAGTCGCTAAGGCCAG cGGAAAACATCAACAATGGCGGTGGGCTGTCTCTATCTCCGCCTCATACAATCTCTCAGCGAGAAACGGGCACTCAGGTGTCCCAGTGCTACAGTGGGCCTCCGTCCCCCAGTGGATCGTCGGCATCAGCGCCGTCGCCCACAGCGTCGCCGGCGCCCCCGGGCTCCGCCACCATAGACCCCAACTGGCAGGCCACCAAGCCCACAATCCGTGAGAGGAATGCAGCTATGTTCAATAACCAACTAATGGCAGATATCACATTTATTGTTGGTGGACCTG GGCACACACAAGTGATACCGGCGCACAAGTATGTGCTAGCTACAGGCAGCTCGGTATTTTATGCCATGTTTTATGGGGGTCTGGCGGAGTGCAAGCAGGAAATAGAGGTCCCTGATGTTGAGCCTTCGGCATTCCTTACATTGTTGAA ATATTTATACTGTGATGAAATCCAGCTGGAAGCAGACACTGTATTATCAACACTTTATGTTGCTAAGAAATACATTGTCCCACATCTAGCAAGAGCTTGTGTCAATTATTTGGAAACTAGTCTTACTGCCAAGAATGCATGCCTGCTCCTCAGCCAGTCACGTTTATTTGAGGAGCCAGAACTGATGCAAAGGTGCTGGGAGGTTATAGATGCCCAG gctGAGATGGCTCTTACTTCAGAGGGGTTTATTGATATTGATGTGTCAACTCTGGAGTCAGTGCTTGCAAGAGAGACACTCAATTGCAAAGAGATCAATCTCTTTGAAGCTGCTCTGGCATGGGCCCATGCAGAGTGCGTGCGAAGAGAGATAGAGCCTACACCAAGCAATAAAAGAGCTATGCTCGGAAGTGCCATATACCTGATCAGATTCCCAACAATGTCACTTGAGGAGTTTGCAAACAGTGCAGCACAACTTGGCATCTTAACCCCACAAGAAACtattgacatatttctacactTCACTGCTGCAACCAAACCACAACTATCTTACCCCATAAAAGCTAGGGCTGGACTGAAAGCTCAG ATATGTCACAGATTCCAGTCTTGTGCCTACAGAAGCAATCAGTGGAGGTATCGCGGGAGATGCGATTCTATTCAATTTTGCGTCGATAAGAGAATTTTCGTAGTTGGATTTGGACTATATGGATCTTCAAATGGTGCAGCAGACTACAATGTTAAAATTGAGCTGAAGAGATTGGGAAGAGTGCTAGCAGAGAACAATACAAAGTTCTTCTCTGATGGATCAAGCAACACTTTCCATGTATATTTTGAAAACCCAATACAAATTGAACCAGAATGCTTTTACACTGCTTCTGCCATATTGGATGGAAGTGAACTAAGTTATTTTGGACAAGAAGGTTTAAGTGAGGTGTATATGGGCACAGTGACTTTTCAGTTCCACTGTTCCTCAGAAAGCACAAATGGAACTGGAGTGCAAGGAGGTCAGATACCAGAACTTATATATTACGGTCCCACAGTGTCCACTGCCATCACCAACACCAATCAAAATGAGGACTGA